TCTTGGCAAATCTTTATGTTTTACACTAGTTGGGTGGTTTCCCTTTCTGCGTTTTATGTCCACGGATCCTCCCTGGTGGTACGGGCCATCCAACGCAAGTGGCGATGTGTTAATTTGTGGGGTGCTAGCGGCCCTAATGACATTGCAACAAAGTTGCAGTCCTTAAACGTGACGGAATTTTCAACATTacaataaactattttaagaTTCAGCCGAGGATTAAGTAAAAAAGTATTGAAGGCTAGCTGTTATGACAAATAATATAGTTCTTTAGCATCCTAGATCTTCATTATAATAATCCTAATTTAtaatcagaaaaataattcttaaaaaacttttaaatgtttttgaatATCATCTggtaatgggttaagaaattACTCggtttgctttttaaatttaaaacctttttatcTGAATTCTTTGCAAATTTATCAATGAACACTTTTAGTCAACTGATCCAACTCTGAAtcctttacaaaaataaatatttctcctAGGTTATGAATTTAGATAACTTTTTTCTATAGgcgtataaatttttaattaatatttgtagtattttttaaatataaatacaaatttttgtacTTCAACGTTCGTTTTAAAAGTTTAGttagcattttttttaaaagaattaatcCGATATAAAACTGGGACAAAGAAGATGGAATAAATCGCTATTACTTGAAATGAATCCTCACCTTTCTCAGTCTCCGACGTTCCCTCATTGTGGCCGCCTTCCGTCGGTCCACGGTGACGCTCTTCTTCTTGCACGCCTTGCAGGCCCAGGTGAGGCAGGGTCGCGAGGATTGGGCGGAGGAGCAGACCAGAGGCGCCAGGACGTGCTCCTCGGAGCTTAGACTGCTGTTCTCGTCATCGTAGTCGGTGGTGTAGATGGGCGAGGGCGTCATATTCATGCCCAACTGTTTGTCCAACTCCGCCGGATGATTTCCGTTACTGTAATTGCAGGAAGATCCCAATCCGGAGGTGGAGATCGAAGCAGTGCCGTTATTTCCCGCACTCGCATCCCCGACGGCATTGAAGCGGCTGAAGAAATTCTGCAGGGTCTGATGGGAATTCTGGCTGGGATGCGATAGCTGATTCTGTTGGTTATAATTGCTGAATCCATAGCCAGGATGGGACTGCTGGCCATAGCTGTTGTTGTACTCCTGCTTGATGTTGTGACCCGCGGGCATTTCACTGCTGCTATTGTATTTGGTCATTTTGGTACACTTctcttttaataaatttaaatataattatgttTTTGATACCACAATTAGGTGTATGTTTAGttacaatttttaagtttcCAGGTGTATTTGTTTCAAGTTGATAggataaatttaagaaattaaacaattttctatAAAAGGCTGCTGTTTTTAATCCATTTTTAGTCATCCAAGTAGCAAGtggttgtttttaatttattgatgatcttataaatttttataaattcactCAAATGAGTTTATGATAAATAATCGCAGAGATGCACTGTCGCACTACAGTTTTCTTAGTTTCATTTTATAGTCCCGAaaccaaaagtttttaagtagAACTAATTGCAGTACCGGAGCTGAATATTTCTCACGTTcactatatttttcaaaaacaccAAAGTTTTGATGGATTCGAAACtacacaatttttttaatcacgtttaaaaatatgatcttc
This portion of the Drosophila takahashii strain IR98-3 E-12201 chromosome 3R, DtakHiC1v2, whole genome shotgun sequence genome encodes:
- the nau gene encoding myogenic-determination protein, which encodes MTKYNSSSEMPAGHNIKQEYNNSYGQQSHPGYGFSNYNQQNQLSHPSQNSHQTLQNFFSRFNAVGDASAGNNGTASISTSGLGSSCNYSNGNHPAELDKQLGMNMTPSPIYTTDYDDENSSLSSEEHVLAPLVCSSAQSSRPCLTWACKACKKKSVTVDRRKAATMRERRRLRKVNEAFEILKRRTSSNPNQRLPKVEILRNAIEYIESLEDLLQESNPTRDGDNLAPSLSGKSCQSDYLSSYAGAYLEDKLSFYNKHMEKYGQFTEFDGNANGSSLDCLNLIVQSINKSTTSPIQNKATPSTADSKTPPTSGATAPTSLHANFKRKCST